GATCGATCCTCTTAAATGGATCACCAAACAATCCCGAAGCATTATTATCTGATTATATAAACTCGGCTGTGGATGGGTGCATCCGGCGATGGATCCCTATTTCTGAAATCCGGTCTAAAACATCAAGCATCTCATCAGCATGGTTAGAATCCCTTTCAACAGGCCAACCCATAAAAACCAATACACATGGACTAAAAAACCTGTCTGAAGGAATAAGATCATGGGGCAGACCAATATACGAAGTAGAGAGATCCGGATTTCGCACATGTTTTCGTCTCGATCCACCTGCACCGGATGTTGATGATAGCTGGAGCCTTCGGTATTTCCTCCAGGCATCGGATGACCCGAGCCTTCTTGTTCCGGCAGATGACGTCTGGAGAGAATCTCGTGATACGCTCTCATTCCTGAAACGAAAATTCGACCACCCTCAGGAAAAACTTCTTGCTGACCTGGGAAAAGCCTCACGCTTATTCCTTCCGATTGAAGATAGCCTGAACGCGGCAAGGCCCGTTGCTGCAGAACTCAGGACGCAGCAGGCATATACATTTTTGAAAGAGGCGGCGCCCCTGCTATCTGAAAGCGGTTTTGGTGTTCTTATTCCACCATGGTGGAATAAAGGGGCAGCAAAGACACAGCTCGGGATAAAATTGAGCGTAAAACCAAAGCGCGAGCAAAAGACCGGAAAAGGAATATTTACGTTTGATTCGATAATAAATTACAACTGGCAGCTTGCAGTTGGCGGTGAAGCCATAAGTGAAGAAGAATTTCAACATCTTTCAAGCCTCAAAGAGCCGCTTGTACGCATACGCGGGCAATGGGTGGAGCTCAAAAAAGATGAAATTGATGCCGCAATAAAATTCTTCAGGTCAAAAAATTCCGGTGAAATGAAGTTAAGTGAAGCCATGAAGCTAAGTATCGGACAGGGCGAGTCCGAAACAGGTCTTAAAATCTCTGGATTTGAGGCAAAAGGAAGCCTGTCCTCCCTGTTTGAACAATTATCCGGGCGCAAAGGAATAATGCAAATCCGACAGCCTGACAGTTTTAGCGGAGAACTTCGCCCCTATCAGGTGAAAGGTTTTTCATGGCTTGCATTTTTGAGGCAGTATGGGCTTGGAGCATGCCTTGCTGATGATATGGGGCTTGGAAAGACCATTCAGCTCCTTGCCCTCTTATTAAAAGACAAGGAAGAAGGAAACAAAAGACCGACACTCCTTATATGTCCTACTTCTGTAGTCGGGAACTGGCAAAGGGAAGCAAAGAAGTTTGCCCCTTCTCTTCGCGTCCTTGTGCATCACGGTATTAGCCGGAAGAAGAAAGAATTCATTAAAGAAGTTCCCAATTACGATCTTGTGATAAGCACTTATGCGCTTACACACAGGGACGAGGATGTGCTTGATAAGGTTGAATGGAATGGCGTAGTCCTTGATGAAGCGCAAAACATCAAGAACTCATCAACCAGGCAATCCCAGGCCGTGAGGCGGATAAAAGCCGGATATCGCGTTGCTCTTACCGGAACGCCTGTTGAGAACCGGTTGAGCGAGTTATGGTCCATCATGGAATTCCTGAATCCGGGTTATCTTGGCTCTGCTGCTGGTTTCAGAAGGACTTTTGCTCTTCCGATTGAGCGATATAATGATAAGGAAGCCGGATTGCGCCTGCGTAACATTATCACGCCTTTTGTGCTTCGCCACCTGAAAACAGACTCTTCGATAATTAAAGACCTCCCCGATAAGATCGAAATCAAAGAACATTGCAACCTCACAAAGGAGCAGGCTACGCTCTATGAGGCGGTTGTAAAGGACATGCTAAGAAAGATCGAGAACTCTGAAGGAATCGAAAGAAAAGGTGCTGTGCTTTCTGCTCTTATGAGGCTCAAGCAGGTTTGCAACCACCCGGCGCAGTTTCTTGGCGATGGCTCTTCCATCCCGGAGCGCTCAGGAAAGTTGAACCGGATAACCGGGATGCTTGAAGAAGTGCTGGCAGAAGGTGATTCAGTCCTGATATTTACGCAGTTTGCCGAAATGGGCAGTATGCTAAAAGCTCATTTCCAGAAGGTTTTCGGGCAGGAGATACTCTTTTTGCATGGGGGGGTAAACCAGAAGCAAAGAGATCAGATGGTCATGCGGTTCTCGGAAAAAAATGGCCCAAGGATTTTCATACTCTCTCTAAAAGCAGGCGGTGTGGGTCTAAATCTTATGCGTGCAAGCCATGTGTTCCATTTTGACAGGTGGTGGAACCCGGCAGTTGAGAACCAGGCTACAGACAGGGCTTTTCGTATCGGGCAGACAAAGAACGTACAGGTTCATAAATTCATCTGCGACGGGACGCTTGAAGAAAAGATAGATGAGATGATAGAGGTAAAGAAAGAGCTTGCAGAGAATATCATTGGTACTGGTGAAGGATGGCTGACAGAGATGACTACCAGGCAGTTGAAGGAATTGTTCATGCTCAGACGCGAGGCGGTGGCTGATGAATAATTTAAAAACAATTGGAATTTGCGGTTGCCAGGAGTGGAGGGGATAATGGCATACCGTGATGATTTCTGGGGAGGCTACACCTCTTCAAAACCCATAAAAGTGGAAGGCGGCATCAAAGCAAAAAGCAAGCGAGACGGCATCGGCGACACATGGTGGTCAAAGCGCTGGGTCTCTGTGCTTGAATCGTTTGGCTGGAGCAACAGGCTTGAAAGAGGGAGAAGATATGCAAGAGGCGGGCAGGTACTTGGTTTTAAACTCACACCAGGAAAAGTCACAGCGCATGTGCAGGGTTCGGTATCTAAACCATATTCTGTCATGATAGAAATAAAACCGCTCACAGGCGAAGCGTGGGGAAAAGCCACGGAAGAGATGGCCCGGAAGGCGATATTTGCAGCAAAATTGCTGGCCGGTGAAATGCCGAAAAATATCGAAGAGGCATTTAAAGATGCGGGTGTACCTCTGTTTCCCGAATCTTCCAAAGATATCAAAACTGACTGTTCATGTCCTGATAGCGCAAATCCATGCAAGCATATAGCAGCAGTTTATTACATTCTGGCAGAAGAATTTGACCGCGATCCTTTCATGCTTTTTAACCTGAGAGGGCGGAAAAAAGAAGAAATCATGGTTTCACTTCGCCAAAAGCGGGTGGGAGAGGAGAAATCACAAGAACCCAAAAAAGAGGCTGAAAATGTAAAACCAGAAGAAACCCCTCTATCAGTAGATGGTTTCTGGAGCGGCGGGGAACTTGAATCCTTCTCAGTCAACATATCCCATCCCGATGTGCCAGCCGCGATCATAAAGCGCCTGGGAACGCCGCAGTTCTGGGATAGCAAGGAAGATTTCAATAAGAAGATGGAAAAATATTATGAGGAGA
This region of Candidatus Methanoperedens sp. genomic DNA includes:
- a CDS encoding DEAD/DEAH box helicase; amino-acid sequence: MELMSKQHFVPGLVSSDKNGQSFARWQYVLNDQDDMIRMSMLARGMPPICRSILLNGSPNNPEALLSDYINSAVDGCIRRWIPISEIRSKTSSISSAWLESLSTGQPIKTNTHGLKNLSEGIRSWGRPIYEVERSGFRTCFRLDPPAPDVDDSWSLRYFLQASDDPSLLVPADDVWRESRDTLSFLKRKFDHPQEKLLADLGKASRLFLPIEDSLNAARPVAAELRTQQAYTFLKEAAPLLSESGFGVLIPPWWNKGAAKTQLGIKLSVKPKREQKTGKGIFTFDSIINYNWQLAVGGEAISEEEFQHLSSLKEPLVRIRGQWVELKKDEIDAAIKFFRSKNSGEMKLSEAMKLSIGQGESETGLKISGFEAKGSLSSLFEQLSGRKGIMQIRQPDSFSGELRPYQVKGFSWLAFLRQYGLGACLADDMGLGKTIQLLALLLKDKEEGNKRPTLLICPTSVVGNWQREAKKFAPSLRVLVHHGISRKKKEFIKEVPNYDLVISTYALTHRDEDVLDKVEWNGVVLDEAQNIKNSSTRQSQAVRRIKAGYRVALTGTPVENRLSELWSIMEFLNPGYLGSAAGFRRTFALPIERYNDKEAGLRLRNIITPFVLRHLKTDSSIIKDLPDKIEIKEHCNLTKEQATLYEAVVKDMLRKIENSEGIERKGAVLSALMRLKQVCNHPAQFLGDGSSIPERSGKLNRITGMLEEVLAEGDSVLIFTQFAEMGSMLKAHFQKVFGQEILFLHGGVNQKQRDQMVMRFSEKNGPRIFILSLKAGGVGLNLMRASHVFHFDRWWNPAVENQATDRAFRIGQTKNVQVHKFICDGTLEEKIDEMIEVKKELAENIIGTGEGWLTEMTTRQLKELFMLRREAVADE